The Paraphotobacterium marinum genome contains a region encoding:
- the cdd gene encoding cytidine deaminase, protein MILQREPLENYLNIFRQAQNGKLAKNLYANFIESNNISLNQFCINLLEIVSKLSHTPISKFPVSALVVSSNGNLYFGCNLEIKGAPLNSTVHAEQCAINTACFHNEKNISKLFVTHAPCGHCRQFINEIQLSNNIEIIVNGNKQSFEDLLPSPFGPKDLNIYKSLLPRERLNFELLKESQNELHLKALKSLNLAYCPYSNSHHGISIRLNSGKIYYGIQIENCAYNPTLSALHSALCIIMISNHQFNEINEVCYININNSTTEYYSYYKLILNAINPNISFERIEAKN, encoded by the coding sequence ATGATATTACAAAGAGAACCGCTTGAAAACTATCTCAATATTTTTCGGCAAGCACAAAATGGAAAACTAGCCAAAAATCTATATGCCAATTTTATTGAATCTAACAATATTTCTCTCAATCAATTCTGTATAAATCTCCTAGAAATAGTATCAAAACTATCCCATACCCCCATATCCAAGTTTCCTGTAAGTGCTTTAGTCGTCTCTTCAAATGGTAATCTTTATTTTGGATGTAATTTAGAGATAAAAGGCGCCCCTTTAAATAGTACTGTACATGCTGAACAATGTGCCATCAACACAGCCTGTTTTCATAATGAAAAAAATATTAGTAAACTTTTTGTTACACACGCTCCATGTGGTCACTGTCGTCAATTTATAAATGAGATTCAATTAAGTAATAATATAGAAATAATAGTAAATGGAAATAAACAATCTTTCGAGGATTTACTTCCATCACCTTTTGGGCCAAAGGATTTAAACATTTATAAAAGCTTACTACCGCGAGAAAGATTAAATTTTGAGTTACTAAAAGAGTCTCAAAATGAACTTCATCTTAAAGCATTAAAGTCTTTGAATTTAGCTTATTGCCCCTACTCTAACAGTCATCATGGCATCTCCATTAGGCTTAATTCAGGCAAAATTTATTACGGAATTCAAATTGAAAATTGTGCTTACAATCCAACTTTATCAGCCCTTCATTCTGCATTATGTATCATTATGATATCTAATCATCAATTCAACGAAATTAATGAAGTTTGTTATATAAATATAAATAATAGCACAACAGAGTATTATTCATATTATAAATTAATACTTAATGCCATTAATCCTAACATTTCATTTGAAAGAATCGAAGCCAAAAACTAG
- a CDS encoding DedA family protein: MSSIHSLIEAAGPFVNEYGYLAVAVAVFAEGFAIPLPGTTVLVTASIIAASTTQLSLPIVLVIAFIAAILGNTIGYYIGIYFKNFLISKNLIKDKKLDKLHNLLSKYGIIAIIISRFIEGLKQTINIGCGVANMSKVKYQTGNITAVSLWVIVFGLFPSFVTKESKVLLTFYNNHQAFTLFSLFIVLTLLIFIVYKIKKKNANKPK, translated from the coding sequence ATGTCTTCGATCCATTCCTTAATTGAAGCAGCAGGCCCGTTTGTCAATGAATATGGATACTTGGCTGTTGCAGTAGCTGTTTTTGCCGAAGGTTTTGCAATCCCACTTCCTGGCACAACTGTATTAGTTACAGCTTCTATTATAGCTGCATCAACAACACAACTTTCATTACCGATTGTTTTGGTTATTGCTTTCATTGCAGCTATTTTGGGCAATACAATAGGATATTACATTGGAATATACTTTAAAAATTTTCTAATTTCCAAAAACCTAATAAAGGATAAAAAATTAGATAAATTACATAATTTATTATCAAAATATGGAATTATAGCTATTATTATTTCAAGATTTATTGAGGGATTAAAGCAAACAATTAATATTGGATGTGGTGTAGCTAATATGTCAAAAGTCAAATATCAAACTGGTAACATAACTGCAGTATCTTTGTGGGTTATCGTTTTTGGATTATTTCCTTCATTTGTTACTAAGGAATCTAAAGTCCTCCTAACCTTTTATAATAACCATCAAGCTTTTACTTTATTTAGCTTATTCATTGTTTTGACTTTATTGATATTCATCGTGTATAAAATTAAGAAGAAAAATGCCAATAAACCCAAATAA
- the proQ gene encoding RNA chaperone ProQ, with amino-acid sequence MEDSQKLSSAKETLQYMMELFPQCFIKEGEAKPLKIGIFQDLSERLADDPKISKTLLRSALRQYTSAWRYLHGVKSGQERVDLDGNNVGPVEQQHIEHATKTLEESKAKFNARKKELQKERAAQENNKKPDNKSSINPKFKKKTYTSKKRNKNATKVEETSKLSINDVLVDKKVNVNLGQGNVPATVLEVHKNDIKVRLSNGLIMNVKAEHIFA; translated from the coding sequence ATGGAAGATTCACAAAAACTTTCAAGTGCGAAAGAGACTCTACAATATATGATGGAGTTATTTCCTCAATGTTTTATAAAAGAAGGTGAAGCAAAGCCCTTAAAAATTGGTATTTTTCAAGATTTATCAGAACGTTTAGCTGACGATCCTAAAATTAGTAAAACATTACTGAGAAGTGCATTAAGACAATATACTTCAGCGTGGAGATATTTGCATGGTGTTAAATCAGGTCAAGAGCGTGTTGATTTAGACGGAAATAATGTTGGGCCCGTAGAACAACAGCATATTGAACACGCCACTAAAACTTTAGAAGAAAGCAAAGCAAAATTTAATGCTAGGAAAAAGGAATTACAGAAGGAAAGAGCCGCTCAAGAAAACAATAAAAAGCCTGATAATAAAAGTAGTATTAATCCTAAATTTAAGAAAAAGACATATACTTCTAAAAAGCGTAATAAAAACGCAACTAAAGTTGAGGAAACATCTAAACTTAGTATTAATGATGTTCTTGTTGATAAAAAAGTAAATGTAAATTTAGGACAGGGCAATGTTCCTGCCACTGTATTAGAAGTTCATAAAAATGATATAAAAGTACGTTTAAGCAACGGCCTTATAATGAATGTGAAGGCTGAACATATATTTGCTTAA
- the hrpA gene encoding ATP-dependent RNA helicase HrpA, producing MPINPNNIEFYKKQIIDCELKDQHRLLKQVSIALRNNDFKKLDLIQHSINESLKCVSERKLHKPTIKYPEILPISEKINELKKLIDKNQVLIVAGETGSGKTTQLPKIFLELGYGNKGLIGHTQPRRLAARTVSKRLAEELHTELGELVGYKVRFHDSISRKTKLKLMTDGILLSEIEHDKFLNQYEVLIIDEAHERSLNIDFILGFLKKLVHKRKDLKILITSATIDLDRFSKHFNNAPIIRVSGKTFPVEVRYLTQDQELNFDEYQALSFAIDQLDQEELGDILIFLTGEREIRDFSRYLQKQDLFNTDILPLYSRLSNTEQNKIFNISKQTKRRIILATNVAETSLTVPGIKYVIDFGTARVSRYSYRTKVQRLPIEKISKASANQRKGRCGRTSPGICYRLYSEEDFNHRIEYTEPEILRTNLASVILKLLSIKVDSIQEFPFIDKPDTKYINDGFKLLDDIGAIYSNKKTIGLTKVGKVLGKFPIDPKMSKMIIEANHFGVMKEILIIVSFLSIQDPREFPNDKKQLVKKAHEQFFDKNSDFLSILNLWFFLDKNKKDLSGNQFKKLCQKYYLNYLRVREWQDLVFQLMQLARNLKYKINDLPEEYAYDLIHKSILSGLITNIGFYNTEQRNYRGTRNAQFFVFPTSNLFHKSPKWILSSELVETSKLWARNNAKIQPTWVEEVNPKILKRTYSEPHWSKKRANVMAYEKSTLYGLPIIEKKLVNYDKIDPIISKEIFIRHALIYGEWLAHYDFIEKNKHLISNIQNLENKVRKRDILVEEDDLFHFFDERIPDFVTSKNHFDVWWKKQRLKNPNLLNYEFNKLKKRNTEEITLNDYPDNWIYGGYNLKLEYDFQPGNSECDGVSILIPKILFTQIKDAKFEWFIPAYRKELITSLIKALPKNIRKNFVPAPNYAEAFLNAAPDLKNNLTVELSLKLRKMTGFKVEQEDWNFDLVPDHLKFNFKIIDENNHILENDRNFEALRKKFLKNAPKREDKKENKIEKKFTYWGFGSVKEVLTQKKMGYEIKVYPGIKDNFDSVIFQNFESCEQRDFERARAITRLCFLNIKSPINYLHEKLSNSTKLAMYYNKFGNVSNLLNDCIFNALGVILKNNNVPNNKVEFDNLLNDCKENINETTRDVITLVENILMLNHQINKSIKGKLDLNLALSYTDINQQLSEIIFKGFVKDTSYEKLCDYPRYLNAIQRRLEKLPSDPFKDRSFSLMLQNLDSMYKSALSKYNFTYEVPPEIKDIKWDLQELRVSLFAQILGTKYPISEKRIKKKLQDLL from the coding sequence ATGCCAATAAACCCAAATAATATAGAATTTTATAAGAAACAAATAATTGATTGTGAATTAAAAGATCAACATAGATTGTTAAAACAAGTATCAATTGCGCTTAGAAATAACGATTTCAAAAAGCTTGACTTGATTCAACATAGCATTAATGAATCATTAAAGTGTGTATCTGAAAGAAAGTTACACAAGCCGACTATAAAATATCCTGAAATTTTACCGATATCTGAAAAAATTAATGAATTAAAAAAATTAATAGATAAAAATCAAGTCTTAATTGTCGCAGGAGAAACAGGATCTGGAAAGACAACTCAACTACCAAAGATTTTTTTGGAGCTCGGATACGGGAATAAGGGTTTAATTGGTCACACACAACCAAGAAGACTAGCAGCAAGGACTGTATCTAAAAGATTAGCAGAAGAGCTGCATACGGAACTTGGAGAATTAGTTGGATATAAAGTTCGTTTCCATGATTCTATATCCAGAAAAACAAAGCTAAAATTGATGACTGATGGCATTTTACTCTCTGAGATAGAACATGATAAATTTTTAAATCAATATGAGGTTTTGATTATTGATGAAGCTCATGAAAGAAGTCTTAATATTGATTTTATACTTGGATTTTTGAAGAAGTTAGTTCATAAAAGAAAAGATTTAAAAATATTAATCACATCAGCAACAATTGATTTAGATAGATTTTCCAAACATTTTAATAACGCACCTATTATTAGGGTATCAGGTAAAACCTTTCCAGTTGAGGTTCGTTATTTAACTCAAGATCAAGAATTAAACTTTGATGAATATCAAGCCTTATCATTTGCAATCGATCAGCTAGATCAAGAAGAATTGGGTGACATTTTGATTTTTCTGACTGGAGAGAGAGAGATAAGAGATTTTAGCCGTTACTTACAAAAGCAGGATTTATTCAACACGGATATTCTTCCATTATACTCAAGACTATCTAACACTGAACAAAATAAAATTTTTAATATTAGCAAACAAACAAAACGTAGAATTATTTTAGCCACAAATGTGGCTGAAACTTCTTTAACTGTTCCAGGTATTAAATATGTTATAGATTTTGGTACAGCAAGAGTAAGCCGTTATAGTTATAGAACTAAAGTTCAAAGGTTACCAATTGAAAAAATATCAAAAGCAAGTGCCAATCAAAGAAAAGGGCGTTGTGGAAGAACATCACCGGGTATTTGTTATAGGTTATATTCTGAAGAAGATTTTAATCATAGAATCGAATACACAGAACCTGAAATTTTACGAACAAATCTAGCCTCCGTTATTCTTAAATTACTATCTATTAAAGTAGATTCCATCCAAGAATTTCCTTTTATTGATAAACCTGATACAAAATATATAAATGATGGTTTTAAGTTGTTAGATGATATAGGAGCGATTTATTCGAATAAAAAAACTATCGGCTTGACTAAAGTTGGGAAGGTTTTAGGTAAATTTCCAATTGATCCTAAAATGTCAAAGATGATTATTGAAGCAAATCATTTTGGAGTCATGAAAGAAATATTAATAATTGTTTCTTTTCTTTCAATCCAAGACCCAAGAGAATTTCCAAATGATAAAAAACAGTTAGTTAAAAAGGCTCACGAACAATTTTTTGATAAAAACTCAGACTTTTTATCGATTTTAAATCTTTGGTTTTTTCTTGATAAAAATAAAAAAGACTTGTCAGGTAATCAATTCAAAAAACTCTGTCAAAAATATTATTTAAACTATTTAAGAGTTAGGGAGTGGCAGGATTTAGTTTTTCAATTAATGCAATTAGCACGTAACTTAAAATATAAGATTAATGACTTACCTGAAGAATACGCATATGATTTGATTCATAAATCAATTTTATCTGGATTAATAACAAATATTGGGTTTTATAATACTGAACAAAGAAATTATAGAGGTACAAGAAATGCTCAATTTTTTGTTTTTCCTACCTCAAATCTATTTCATAAATCGCCTAAATGGATTCTTAGTTCAGAATTGGTAGAAACATCAAAACTTTGGGCTAGAAATAATGCAAAAATTCAGCCTACATGGGTTGAAGAAGTTAATCCTAAAATTTTAAAAAGAACCTACAGCGAACCACATTGGTCAAAAAAACGAGCTAATGTAATGGCTTATGAAAAATCAACCTTATATGGCCTACCTATCATTGAAAAAAAATTAGTCAATTACGATAAAATTGATCCAATAATTTCAAAAGAAATTTTTATTAGGCATGCATTAATTTATGGAGAATGGTTAGCACATTATGATTTTATTGAAAAAAACAAACATCTTATTAGTAATATTCAAAATTTAGAAAACAAAGTGAGAAAAAGAGATATATTAGTCGAGGAAGATGACTTATTTCACTTTTTCGATGAAAGAATTCCAGATTTTGTAACTTCAAAAAATCATTTCGATGTTTGGTGGAAAAAGCAAAGGCTTAAAAATCCGAATCTATTGAATTACGAATTTAATAAACTAAAAAAAAGAAATACCGAAGAAATCACTCTGAACGATTACCCTGATAATTGGATTTATGGTGGATATAATTTGAAACTAGAGTATGATTTTCAGCCCGGAAATTCTGAATGTGATGGTGTTTCAATACTTATTCCAAAAATCTTATTTACTCAAATAAAAGACGCCAAATTTGAATGGTTTATTCCGGCTTATCGAAAAGAGTTGATTACATCATTAATAAAAGCATTACCTAAAAACATAAGAAAAAACTTTGTTCCTGCCCCTAATTACGCAGAAGCTTTTTTAAATGCGGCACCTGACTTAAAAAACAATTTGACTGTCGAGCTTTCTCTTAAGCTGAGGAAAATGACTGGATTCAAAGTTGAACAAGAAGATTGGAACTTTGACTTGGTTCCTGATCACTTAAAGTTTAACTTTAAAATAATTGATGAGAACAATCATATTTTAGAAAATGATAGAAACTTTGAAGCCTTAAGAAAAAAGTTTTTGAAAAATGCGCCTAAACGTGAAGATAAAAAAGAAAATAAAATAGAAAAAAAATTCACATATTGGGGTTTTGGTTCTGTGAAAGAGGTTTTAACCCAAAAAAAAATGGGTTATGAAATTAAAGTTTATCCAGGAATTAAAGATAATTTTGATTCTGTAATATTCCAAAATTTTGAGAGCTGTGAACAAAGGGATTTTGAGAGAGCAAGAGCAATCACAAGGTTATGCTTTTTAAATATTAAATCGCCAATCAATTATTTGCATGAAAAGCTATCAAATTCCACAAAATTAGCGATGTATTATAATAAATTTGGAAATGTATCGAATCTTTTAAATGATTGTATTTTTAATGCATTAGGGGTTATTTTAAAAAATAATAACGTTCCTAACAATAAAGTTGAATTTGATAATTTATTAAATGATTGTAAAGAAAATATAAATGAGACTACTCGTGATGTTATTACTTTAGTCGAAAACATTCTTATGTTGAATCATCAAATTAATAAGAGTATTAAGGGGAAACTGGATTTAAATTTAGCATTAAGTTATACAGATATTAATCAACAGTTATCCGAGATTATTTTTAAAGGTTTTGTTAAGGATACTTCATACGAGAAATTATGTGATTACCCAAGATATTTAAATGCTATACAACGAAGGTTGGAAAAACTTCCGTCTGATCCATTTAAAGATAGAAGTTTTTCTCTCATGCTCCAAAATTTAGATTCAATGTATAAAAGTGCTTTATCAAAATATAATTTTACTTATGAAGTCCCCCCTGAAATCAAAGATATTAAATGGGACTTACAGGAACTTCGGGTGAGTTTGTTTGCTCAAATACTGGGAACAAAATACCCCATATCAGAAAAAAGAATCAAAAAAAAGTTACAAGATTTACTCTAG
- a CDS encoding NOL1/NOP2/sun family putative RNA methylase: MKNENFNTCFYDYIKKILPNEDSYEEFLKYHKKKLRLSIRVNTLKIKVPEFKVIANQNNWILEPIPWTENGFWVTLPKEYNLGNSIEHILGLIYIQEASSMLPPVALSFQNKKSGVVLDMAAAPGSKTTQIGEIYDESSLIIANELSSSRIKALTTNVRRCGLKNVIISHHDAIKFGKFSPETFDSILLDAPCTGEGVSRKDNNALSNWNLSTILEYMEIQKKLIQSAFDALKPGGSLVYSTCTLNLYENQKVCQYLKETYNEEVESIPLDKLFDGAHKSTTKEGFLHVFPHTYDSEGFFIAKFTKKNIFKKNNTTPNLISPNRPNFPYTKLSQIDILKVHNELEKNFGYCGNLMKNIWKNNDQLWLFPECENENIFKIMRFNRFGTSLAKTIKNSFKWEHESLVNSFSFDSIRPENRYILNKDEVIQWFEGKNINIKSTESIYPFLVLFYQDICVGYGKIFKKNQIKNNIPRYLVKDPGLIY, from the coding sequence ATGAAAAATGAAAACTTCAACACCTGCTTCTACGATTACATAAAAAAAATTCTTCCAAATGAAGATAGTTATGAAGAGTTTTTGAAATATCACAAAAAAAAATTAAGACTAAGTATACGAGTAAATACGTTAAAAATTAAAGTCCCTGAATTTAAAGTAATAGCAAATCAGAACAATTGGATATTAGAACCAATCCCATGGACAGAGAATGGATTTTGGGTCACTCTCCCTAAGGAATATAACCTTGGAAACTCTATTGAACATATTCTTGGTTTAATCTACATACAAGAAGCAAGTTCCATGCTTCCTCCGGTAGCACTTTCATTTCAAAATAAAAAAAGTGGCGTTGTTTTAGATATGGCAGCCGCCCCGGGCTCAAAGACAACTCAAATTGGTGAAATTTACGATGAAAGCTCTTTAATCATTGCAAATGAGCTTTCATCTTCAAGAATTAAAGCTTTAACAACAAATGTCAGACGTTGTGGTTTAAAAAATGTTATAATTTCTCATCATGATGCAATCAAATTTGGTAAATTTTCACCAGAAACATTTGACTCTATTTTGCTTGATGCACCCTGTACAGGTGAAGGGGTTTCTCGAAAAGATAATAATGCATTGAGTAATTGGAATTTATCAACGATCCTGGAATATATGGAAATACAAAAAAAATTAATCCAAAGTGCTTTTGATGCTCTTAAACCTGGGGGAAGCTTGGTCTATTCAACATGTACTTTGAACTTGTATGAAAACCAAAAAGTTTGTCAATATTTAAAAGAAACCTACAATGAAGAAGTTGAAAGTATTCCTTTAGATAAACTATTTGATGGAGCGCATAAATCAACTACAAAAGAAGGTTTTTTACATGTATTCCCACACACTTACGACTCTGAGGGGTTTTTTATTGCCAAGTTTACTAAAAAAAACATCTTTAAAAAAAACAATACAACCCCAAATTTAATATCACCGAACAGGCCAAACTTTCCATATACTAAATTAAGCCAAATAGATATTTTGAAAGTCCATAACGAATTAGAAAAAAATTTTGGTTATTGTGGGAATTTAATGAAAAATATCTGGAAAAATAATGATCAATTGTGGCTTTTTCCTGAATGTGAAAATGAAAATATTTTTAAAATAATGAGATTTAATAGATTTGGAACTTCACTTGCAAAAACAATTAAGAATAGTTTTAAATGGGAGCACGAATCATTAGTTAACAGTTTTAGTTTTGATTCAATAAGACCTGAAAATAGATATATTTTGAATAAAGATGAAGTAATTCAATGGTTTGAAGGAAAAAACATTAATATAAAAAGTACAGAAAGCATATATCCGTTTTTAGTTTTATTTTACCAAGATATTTGCGTAGGATATGGAAAAATTTTCAAGAAAAACCAAATTAAAAATAATATCCCAAGATATTTAGTAAAAGATCCAGGGTTGATTTATTAA
- a CDS encoding GAF domain-containing protein, translating to MADYKLITQKIDTYTSSEKDLYANLSNIAAILYENIHDINWLGFYVCQAEDLVLGPFQGKAAVSRIKIPNGVCGMAAHSKKTILVDDVVNFEGHITCDCLSKSEIVIPFLVDNECVAVLDIDSPLLARFTAQDKYELEKIVSKLEKQLKFIH from the coding sequence ATGGCTGATTATAAATTAATTACACAAAAAATTGACACCTATACTTCCTCTGAAAAAGACTTATATGCTAATCTATCAAACATAGCTGCTATTTTGTATGAAAACATACATGATATCAATTGGTTGGGATTTTATGTGTGTCAGGCTGAAGATTTGGTATTAGGGCCTTTTCAAGGAAAAGCTGCAGTAAGCAGAATAAAAATACCAAATGGTGTTTGTGGAATGGCGGCTCATTCAAAAAAAACTATTTTAGTGGATGATGTTGTGAACTTTGAAGGTCACATAACATGTGATTGTTTGAGTAAATCTGAAATTGTCATACCTTTTTTAGTGGATAATGAATGTGTTGCAGTATTGGATATTGATAGCCCACTACTTGCCAGATTCACTGCACAAGATAAATATGAATTAGAAAAAATAGTTTCTAAACTTGAAAAACAATTAAAGTTTATTCATTAA
- a CDS encoding SanA/YdcF family protein has product MSIVILNFIIISVTANRIYTDTSHIPKSEFALILGNGPGKTSNPNPYFVKRMEGAYKLYKDKKVNYFLVSGKNSTKKYNEPKFMQKYLEKIGIPKKIIFLDYAGFRTLDSIVRSKKVFQLNKYVIITQKWHCARSVFIAQHNHIDAICYGVSSPKGKSLIKLYIREVFARVKAFIDLFIMNTQPKYLGKKENIQQFQKE; this is encoded by the coding sequence ATGAGTATTGTTATACTTAACTTTATTATCATTTCAGTTACAGCAAATAGAATTTATACTGATACAAGTCATATACCAAAATCTGAATTCGCTCTTATTCTTGGCAATGGACCAGGGAAAACAAGTAATCCAAATCCATATTTTGTAAAACGAATGGAAGGTGCTTATAAATTATATAAAGACAAAAAAGTTAATTACTTCCTTGTTAGTGGCAAAAATTCAACAAAAAAATATAATGAGCCCAAATTTATGCAAAAATATTTGGAAAAAATAGGAATACCAAAAAAGATCATTTTTCTTGATTATGCAGGTTTTCGAACTTTAGATTCGATTGTTCGTTCCAAAAAAGTATTTCAGCTTAACAAATATGTAATTATTACCCAAAAATGGCACTGCGCAAGATCTGTTTTCATTGCCCAACACAACCACATAGACGCTATATGTTATGGTGTCTCGTCTCCTAAGGGTAAGAGTTTGATTAAACTATATATTAGAGAAGTCTTTGCAAGAGTTAAAGCATTTATAGATTTGTTTATAATGAACACTCAACCAAAATATTTAGGTAAAAAAGAAAACATACAACAATTTCAAAAAGAGTGA
- a CDS encoding NAD-dependent malic enzyme codes for MDNKTKRPLYIPLGGPALLGTPLLNKGLAFSKNERMYFNLEGLLPERIETIEEQEKRSYMQLKSFHDDMEKHIYLRNIQDTNETLFYRLVNNHIDEIMPLIYTPTVGAACEKFSEIYRRGRGIFLSYDNKDRIDDILNNASIRDVKVVVVTDGERILGLGDQGIGGMGIPIGKLSLYTACGGISPAYTLPIIIDVGTNNQTLIDDPLYMGWKHNRITGKEYDEFIDKFMQSIKRRWPDALIQFEDFALKNSNPILKKYKHDYRCFNDDIQGTASVALGSLLAACKSSNTKISEQRVVFVGSGSAGCGIAEAIVSHMVKEGLSQKEARSNVFMIDRFGLLTNKMPNLLDFQEKLAQDQSRVEKWGKGHDISLLDVIKHAKPTILIGVSGVSGLFTKEVIQSMYSNCKRPIIFPLSNPTSRVEATPSDIIEWTEGNALVATGSPFMPVLYKDKSYAIAQCNNSYIFPGVGLGVISVNASRVTDEMFLEASEALSDCSPLAVNGHGSLLPPLQDIQEVSKYIAFKVAKKAIEQNLAPLNTDERIKEKIEENFWEPNYREYRRTSF; via the coding sequence ATGGACAATAAAACAAAAAGACCTCTATATATTCCTCTTGGTGGGCCCGCTTTGCTAGGGACTCCACTTTTAAATAAAGGATTAGCATTTAGTAAAAATGAAAGAATGTATTTTAATCTTGAAGGCCTTTTACCAGAAAGAATTGAGACGATTGAGGAACAAGAAAAACGTTCTTATATGCAGTTAAAATCTTTTCACGATGATATGGAAAAACATATCTATTTAAGAAATATCCAAGATACAAATGAAACTCTTTTTTATAGATTAGTAAATAATCATATTGATGAAATCATGCCTTTAATATACACACCCACAGTTGGTGCTGCTTGTGAAAAGTTTTCAGAGATTTATCGTCGTGGTCGAGGTATTTTTTTGTCTTATGATAATAAAGATAGAATTGATGATATTTTAAACAATGCTTCTATTAGAGATGTAAAAGTAGTGGTCGTAACTGATGGTGAGCGTATATTAGGTCTTGGTGATCAAGGGATTGGAGGCATGGGTATTCCTATTGGAAAATTATCTCTATATACTGCCTGTGGAGGCATTAGTCCAGCTTACACTCTTCCAATCATCATAGATGTAGGGACAAACAACCAGACGCTTATTGATGATCCACTTTATATGGGTTGGAAACATAATCGTATCACAGGGAAAGAATATGATGAATTTATTGATAAATTTATGCAATCAATAAAAAGAAGATGGCCAGATGCTCTTATTCAATTTGAAGATTTTGCGCTCAAGAACTCGAACCCTATTCTCAAAAAATATAAACATGATTATCGTTGCTTTAATGATGATATACAAGGTACAGCTTCCGTTGCTTTAGGCTCTCTTCTTGCCGCATGTAAATCATCTAACACAAAAATATCAGAACAGCGGGTTGTTTTTGTAGGTAGTGGCTCAGCGGGATGTGGTATAGCTGAAGCTATCGTTTCGCATATGGTTAAGGAAGGGTTATCTCAAAAAGAAGCCCGCTCAAATGTTTTTATGATAGATAGATTTGGTCTTTTGACAAACAAGATGCCGAACTTGTTAGATTTTCAAGAGAAATTAGCACAAGACCAAAGTAGAGTTGAAAAATGGGGTAAAGGTCATGATATTTCATTACTTGATGTTATTAAACATGCAAAACCAACTATTTTGATCGGTGTTTCTGGGGTGAGTGGGCTTTTTACAAAAGAAGTGATTCAATCTATGTATTCTAATTGTAAGCGTCCTATTATTTTCCCACTATCTAATCCAACCAGTCGTGTTGAAGCAACACCATCAGATATTATTGAATGGACAGAGGGTAACGCTCTTGTTGCTACAGGGTCACCTTTTATGCCAGTTTTGTACAAAGATAAGTCTTATGCAATTGCACAATGTAACAATAGTTACATATTTCCTGGTGTTGGACTTGGCGTCATTTCGGTAAATGCATCCCGAGTAACTGACGAAATGTTTTTAGAAGCAAGTGAAGCTCTTTCTGATTGTTCTCCTTTAGCTGTCAATGGCCATGGATCACTTTTGCCACCCCTTCAAGATATTCAAGAGGTCTCTAAATATATTGCCTTTAAAGTTGCCAAAAAAGCTATCGAACAAAACCTTGCTCCATTGAACACTGATGAACGTATTAAAGAAAAAATAGAAGAAAACTTTTGGGAACCAAACTATAGAGAGTACCGCAGAACATCTTTTTAA